The following DNA comes from Acidobacteriota bacterium.
CATTCACCTTACGAGCAGCTACGCGGCCAATCAGGTGTTGCCGGCCAACCGCCTGGCCTATATCCACGCGCAGGCCGCAGGTGATACCGGACTTCAAGCAAGCTTGCGTCCGTTCTCCGCGCTGGGTACGAACGGAAACATCTTGACCTTCGACCGCAACGGCAACTCCATCTACCACTCGCTGCAGACGCAGTTCCGCGGCCGTTTCGGCCGGGGCGCGCAGTATCAGGCTTCGTACACCTGGTCGCGGCTGATCGATGATGGTTTGCTCGATAGCTCTGACGGCGGCCTGAGCGCCGGCAGCATCATCGACATAACCGATCCGCGACTCAACCGCGGTCCGTCCGCCTTGCACCGTCCGCACATCTTCAACGCGAGCTTCATCTACTTAACGCCGCAGTTGAACGACCAGAACGGTTTCGTCAAGAACGTGTTCGGTGACTGGGAGATGGCGACGATCGTCATCCTCTCGCACGGGAGTGCCCTCACGCTGCATACGGGCAGTGTGCCTGGCATCGGCGGTGGCCCGTCGGGAACCGGGTTCACCAACGACCAGTTACTGAACCGCGTGCCGGGCGAGCCGTGCCGTGCTACCGGCGGTTCCGAACAGTGGCTCAACCCGAACGCTTTCACCCTCAATGGGTTCCAGTTAGGCACGATCGGCAATGCCAGCCGCGGGCAGTGCTACGGGCCTGGCATCACACAGACCGACTTCGCTCTCTACAAGAACTGGAACATCCCATTCTTCAAGAGCAAGTACACCGGAGAGCGGATGACCATCCAGTTCCGTGCCGAGGTCTTCAACCTGTTCAACAACGTGCAGTTCAGAAGCGTCTCCACGGACTACGCCCCGCCGAGCGCAGTCTACAACACCGGGAACCCAGCAACTGCGACCAGCATCGTAAGCTCCACGCCAGGGGCTGGCTTTGGCGTGGCACGCAACGTACGGGATCCGCGTGAGATCCAATTCGGGCTGAAGATCAGCTTCTAAGGCTCTTTCAACCCCCAGGCCACACGGGCCCCGCGACCTCGCGGGGCCCGATTTCTTTGAGCGGAAGAATGAGCGGAAGGAAGACAGCCTCAGGGCTGGCTAATGGTGAGGATCTGGTTCGGCTTTACGTTCTGCTGCGACGAGGTCGTGCCATCCGGCCAGAGGACCTCGATGCGCTCGATCGCCGGCTGCACTCCCAGGCCGAAGTGCTGGCGCATGTCGTCCTGGGAAAGGTAGCTGGTGCCGCTCTGCACGGTGCGTGATTGCGTCTTGCCGCCGGCGGTCACGCGGACGACCGCTCCGATGGCATCCGGGTTCTTACCTTTGCCGCGGAGGCGCAGCGTGATCCAATTCCCCTGCCGCCCTTCGTTGTGCAGCACTTGCGGCGCGCCGTCGAGATCGTTGATGACGATGTCGATCGCGCCATCGTTGTCCAGGTCGCCCACAGCCAGCCCGCGGCTCACGCGTTTCTCGGTAAAGAGCGGACCGGCCTCAGCGGTGACGTTGGCAAAGGTGCCGTCCCCGAGATTGCGGAAGAGCAGCTTCGGCTGCCGGTAGCCGGCAGAGCCGCCAAACTGCGCGGTCTCCATCTGCGGATAAACGTGCCCATTCACCGCGATAATGTCGACCCAACCATCATTGTCATAGTCGAAGAAGGCGGTGCCCCAGCCCACGAGCGGCAGGCTGGGCGGCGCTGTCTTGGAGCGGAACGACGCGTCGGTGAATCCGCTGGCGCCGTCGTTGCGGTAGAGGTCGTTGTACTCCTCCGCAAAATTCGTGACGAACAAGTCGAAGCGGCCATCATTGTTGTAGTCCCCCAGCGCCACCCCCATCGACCCTTGTTCGGCGCCATCGTCGCTCACGGCTACTCCCGCGGGGAACGCCACCTCCTCGAACTTGCCATTGTGCAGGTTCTTGTAGAGGAAGTTGGGGGTGGAATCGTTGGCGACGTACAGATCCGGCCAGCCATCGCCGTTGTAGTCGAACCAGGCGATGCCCAGGCCGAAGTATCCGTTGGGATCGTCTACCCCCGCCTGCTTGCCGACCTCCTGGAAGTGGCCGTGACCGTCGCTATGGAAGAGGAAGTCGGAGGCCCCCGGCAGCCCGCGCGGGCCGCACTGCACCGCCACGCCGTGGTACTCGCAGGTCTTGCCCTTGCCGAACTCCGGCAGATTGCTCAGCTCCACCTTCACGTAGCGGCTCACAAAAAGGTCGAGGTTGCCATCGCGGTCGTAGTCGGCGAAGCCGCATCCAGTCGACCATCCGCCGCCGCCAACGCCCGCTTCCTCAGTCACGTCCTTGAACGTGCCGTTGCCATTGTTGCGATACAGATGGTTCCCGCCCAGTCCGGTCACGTAGAGGTCTTCCCATCCGTCGCCATCGTAGTCCGCTGTGCACACGCCCATGCCCCAGCCGGGGAAGGCGACGCCAGCCTTCTCGGCCACGTCGACGAATTTCCCATTCCCCAGGTTCTTGTAGAGCGCGCTGCGGACCGACTTCGGCTGGTTCGCCGTATCCACGGTGAGCGAGTTCACGAAGTAGATGTCGAGCAAGCCGTCGTTATCGAAGTCGAGCAGCGCGACCCCGCCGGCCATCGACTCCACGATGAACTTCTTCTCGGGAGCGGATTGGTGCTTGAAGGTGATGCCGCTCTCCGCGGTGATGTCGCGAAACTGCGGCTTCCCCGGGGGTGGGGCCTGGGCCGTCGTGGCGCCGGGAACAAAGCAGGAGAGCAGTAAGAGGAGAGCGAGCAGGGTTCGCATGGGTTGAACGATAGGCCGCATTGTACCCTGTGGCCTCGCCGCACGGGGTCTAGAAAACCCATTGACAACCTCGCCTCCGAAGCGGAAAGTGGTTAGTCTTCGGCCAGTGA
Coding sequences within:
- a CDS encoding CRTAC1 family protein: MRTLLALLLLLSCFVPGATTAQAPPPGKPQFRDITAESGITFKHQSAPEKKFIVESMAGGVALLDFDNDGLLDIYFVNSLTVDTANQPKSVRSALYKNLGNGKFVDVAEKAGVAFPGWGMGVCTADYDGDGWEDLYVTGLGGNHLYRNNGNGTFKDVTEEAGVGGGGWSTGCGFADYDRDGNLDLFVSRYVKVELSNLPEFGKGKTCEYHGVAVQCGPRGLPGASDFLFHSDGHGHFQEVGKQAGVDDPNGYFGLGIAWFDYNGDGWPDLYVANDSTPNFLYKNLHNGKFEEVAFPAGVAVSDDGAEQGSMGVALGDYNNDGRFDLFVTNFAEEYNDLYRNDGASGFTDASFRSKTAPPSLPLVGWGTAFFDYDNDGWVDIIAVNGHVYPQMETAQFGGSAGYRQPKLLFRNLGDGTFANVTAEAGPLFTEKRVSRGLAVGDLDNDGAIDIVINDLDGAPQVLHNEGRQGNWITLRLRGKGKNPDAIGAVVRVTAGGKTQSRTVQSGTSYLSQDDMRQHFGLGVQPAIERIEVLWPDGTTSSQQNVKPNQILTISQP